The Larus michahellis chromosome 16, bLarMic1.1, whole genome shotgun sequence genome has a segment encoding these proteins:
- the C16H1orf159 gene encoding uncharacterized protein C1orf159 homolog isoform X1, with protein MEVPYVLLLTRLVAEVASKSTESSVSETECCVDMLDSNSSCPVTNQCSPGCYRRWNEDGSSSCIKCKNETLPVSSIYNLTECRNTGIRGMNFQMNISTVTPFIHNIGGPEVAASLILGTFFISLFLILSVASFFYLKRANKLPNVFYRRNKASVLQPSETASMIPPPASSVRKPRYVRRERSLVTSASAAMISSSETRVSNV; from the exons ATGGAGGTGCCGTATGTCCTTCTCTTAACTAGACTCGTAGCAGAAGTTGCCAGCAAATCTACTGAAAGTTCG GTTTCAGAAACAGAATGCTGTGTAGATATGTTGGATTCAAACAGTTCCTGTCCAGTAACCAACCAGTGCAGTCCAG GTTGTTACAGACGATGGAATGAGGATGGTAGTAGCAGCTGcattaaatgcaaaaatgaaaccCTCCCTGTTTCATCTATTTACAACCTGACTGAATGCAGAAATA CTGGTATTAGAGGAATGAATTTCCAAATGAATATAAGCACCGTAACTCCTTTCATACATAACATAG ggGGCCCGGAAGTGGCAGCATCTCTCATTTTAGGGACATTTTTCATCAGTTTATTTCTGATTCTGTCTGTTGCTTCTTTCTTCTACCTCAAACGTGCCAATAAACTTCCTAATGTTTTTTACAGAAGAAACAAAG cATCTGTTCTCCAGCCTAGTGAAACA GCATCCATGATACCTCCCCCAGCTTCTTCAG TTCGGAAGCCACGATATGTCAGACGAGAACGGTCACTAGTGACATCTGCATCTGCTGCTATGATCTCTTCTTCCGAGACCAGGGTCAGCAATGTTTAG
- the C16H1orf159 gene encoding uncharacterized protein C1orf159 homolog isoform X2, with protein sequence MEVPYVLLLTRLVAEVASKSTESSVSETECCVDMLDSNSSCPVTNQCSPGCYRRWNEDGSSSCIKCKNETLPVSSIYNLTECRNTGIRGMNFQMNISTVTPFIHNIGGPEVAASLILGTFFISLFLILSVASFFYLKRANKLPNVFYRRNKGIHDTSPSFFSSEATICQTRTVTSDICICCYDLFFRDQGQQCLAFILD encoded by the exons ATGGAGGTGCCGTATGTCCTTCTCTTAACTAGACTCGTAGCAGAAGTTGCCAGCAAATCTACTGAAAGTTCG GTTTCAGAAACAGAATGCTGTGTAGATATGTTGGATTCAAACAGTTCCTGTCCAGTAACCAACCAGTGCAGTCCAG GTTGTTACAGACGATGGAATGAGGATGGTAGTAGCAGCTGcattaaatgcaaaaatgaaaccCTCCCTGTTTCATCTATTTACAACCTGACTGAATGCAGAAATA CTGGTATTAGAGGAATGAATTTCCAAATGAATATAAGCACCGTAACTCCTTTCATACATAACATAG ggGGCCCGGAAGTGGCAGCATCTCTCATTTTAGGGACATTTTTCATCAGTTTATTTCTGATTCTGTCTGTTGCTTCTTTCTTCTACCTCAAACGTGCCAATAAACTTCCTAATGTTTTTTACAGAAGAAACAAAG GCATCCATGATACCTCCCCCAGCTTCTTCAG TTCGGAAGCCACGATATGTCAGACGAGAACGGTCACTAGTGACATCTGCATCTGCTGCTATGATCTCTTCTTCCGAGACCAGGGTCAGCAATGTTTAGCCTTCATTCTTGACTGA